The sequence ATACAAATAAAAAAGCAGCTAGAATAATAAAGAAAACTTTAACATCAGCTATAGCAAATGCAACAAATAATGCTAAATTAGATGATGAAAAATTGGTTATATCTACAATGATAATAAACGATGGACCAGCTCTTAAAAGAATTAGCCCAAGAGCAATGGGAAGAGCTGATATAATTAGAAAACCAACAGCTCATATTATAGTTGGAGTATCTGAAAAGTAGGAGGTTAAAACTGTGGGACAAAAAGTAGACCCTAGAGGATTAAGACTTGGAATAACAAGAACTTGGGACTCTAACTGGTATGCAGACAAAAAGGAATACATTAAGTACTTCCATGAAGATGTAAAGATCAGAGAGTTCATTAAGAAAAATTATTACCATGCTGGAATAGCAAAAGTAAGCATAGAAAGAACATCACCTTCACATGTTGTAGTGATAATCAATGCTGCTAAAGCTGGAATAGTAATAGGTAGAAAAGGTTCTGAAATAGAATCAATAAAAGCTAAATTAGAAGCTTTAACTGGTAAAAAAGCATTAGTTAAAGTTTTAGAGGTGAAAAACTTCAATAAAAATGCTGTCTTAGTAGCAGAAAATATAGCTGGAGGAATTGAAAGAAGAATTGCGTATAAAAGAGCAGCTAATCAAGCTATAATGAGAGCTATGAGATCAGGAGCAAAAGGAATCAAAGTTATGATTTCTGGAAGACTAAACGGAGCTGAAATTGCTAGATCTGAGTGGATGGTTGAAGGTAAAGTGCCTTTACATACATTAAGAGCAGACATAGATTATGCAACAGCAACAGCACATACTACTTATGGAGCATTAGGAATTAAGGTATGGATATTTAACGGTGAAGTACTTCCAACTAAAAAGGAAGGAGGGGATAAATAATCATGTTAATGCCTAAAAGAACAAAACATAAAAAAATGTTTAGAGGAAGAATGAAAGGTTCAGCTAATAGAGGAACTACTGTAGCATTTGGTGACTATGGATTACAAGCTTTAGAGCCTGCTTGGATAACAAACAGACAAATAGAAGCGTGTAGAGTAGGAATCAACAGAACATTCCAAAGATCAGGAAAGACATTCATAAGAATATTCCCTGACAAACCAATAACTTCTAGACCAGCTGGTGTTAGAATGGGTAAAGGTAAAGGAGCTGTAGACGGATGGGTTTCAGTTGTTAAGCCTGGAAAAATAATGTTTGAGGTTGCTGAAGTAACTGATGAATTAGCAAAAGCAGCGCTAAGAAAAGCAGCTATGAAGCTACCAATTAGATGTAAAATAGTTAAAAGAGAAAATGGCGGTGATAAATAATGAAAGCTAAGGATATAAGAGAAATGTCTAGTGAAGACTTAGTTGTTAAGTGCAAAGAACTTAAAGAAGAATTATTCAATCTAAAATTTCAACTTTCATTAGGACAATTAACTAACACTGCTAAAATTAGAGAAGTTAGAAGAGAAATTGCAAGAATGAATACAATATTAAACGAAAGATAATATTTTAGATATAAAGATTCTTAAGAATAGGAGGTCAAACCTTGAGAAACGATAGAAAAGTAAGAGAAGGAATAGTTGTTTCTAATAAAATGGAGAAAACTGTAGTTGTTGCAATAGCTACTATGGATTTACACCCACTTTATAAAAAGAGAGTTAAAAAAACTACCAAGTTAAAAGCTCATGATGAAAATAATGTAGCTCAAGTTGGTGATAAAGTTAGAATTATGGAAACTAGACCTTTATCTAGAGATAAAAGATGGAGATTGGTTGAGGTTTTAGAAAGAGCTAAATAAAATCCAATATATAAATTTGGAAGGAGGATATTTTAATGGTACAACAACAAACTATCCTTAATGTTGCAGACAACTCAGGTGCAAAAAAGATTATGGTAATCAGAGTACTTGGCGGAACTAAGAAAAGATTCGGAAGAATTGGTGACATAGTTGTAGCATCAGTAAAGGAAGCAATACCTGGTGGTAGCGTTAAAAAAGGTGACATCGTTAAAGCTGTCATTGTAAGAACTAGAAAAGAAACAAGAAGAGAAGACGGATCATATATAAAATTTGATGATAATGCAGGAGTTGTTATGAATGCTAACAACGAACCTAAGGGAACAAGAATTTTTGGGCCTGTTGCAAGAGAATTAAGAGCTAAAGGCTTTATGAAAATAGTATCTCTTGCTCCAGAAGTAATATAGAGAGGAGGCTAACGAAGTGGCTAAACCTAAAATTAAATTTGTACCAAATTCTTTACACGTGAAAACAGGAGATACAGTATGTGTTATCTCTGGTAAAGATAAAGGTAAAACTGGAAAAGTATTAAAAGTATTTCCTAAAAAAGGAAAGATAGTTGTAGAAGGAATTAATGTAGTTACTAAGAACTTAAAACCATCACAAACAAACCCACAAGGTGGAGTTGTAACTAAACCAGCAGCAATTTTCTCATGTAAAGTAATGCTTTATGATGAAAAAGCTGGAAAACCAACAAGAGTTGGATATAAATTAGAGAACGGGAAAAAAGTTAGATACTCTAAAGTGTCTGGGGAAGTTCTATAAGAAGGGAGGATAACATAAGTGTCTAAATATGTTTCTAGATATCATAAATTATTTGATGAAGTAATCAGAGAAAATTTAATGAAAGAATTAGAATTAACAAATATAATGGAATGTCCATCTATGGAAAAAATTATAGTTAATATGGGAGTTGGAGAAGCTACTCAAAATACTAAATTAATGGACGCAGCAATGAAAGATTTAGCAATTATTACTGGACAAAAACCACTAGAAAGAAGAGCTAAAAAATCAGAAGCTGGATTTAAATTAAGAGAACACCAAGCAATCGGAGCAAAAGTTACTTTAAGAAAGGAAAGAATGTATGACTTTCTTGATAGATTAGTAAATGTGGTTCTTCCAAGAGTTAGAGACTTTGAAGGAGTTTCAGCTAAAGCTTTTGATGGAAGAGGAAATTATTCAATTGGTTTAAGAGATCAATTAGTATTTCCTGAAATAGATTTCGATAAAGTAGATAAACTACAAGGAATGTCTATCACATTAGTATCTTCTGCTAAGACTGATAAAGAAGGAAGAGCTTTACTTAAGGCTTTCGGAATGCCTTTTAAAAAGTAATTAGTTAAGGAGGAGTAAAGAATGGCTAAAAAGTCAATGATCGCTAGAGATGCCAAAAGAGCTGAACTTTGTGATAAATATGCAGCTAAAAGAGCTGAATTAAAGAAAAGAGTGCTTGAAGGAGATTCTGAAGCTATGTTTGAATTAAATAAGCTTCCAGCTAACTCTTCAGCAGTTAGAAAAAGAAATAGATGTCAACTTGACGGTAGACCAAGAGGATTCATGAGAGAATTTGGAATATCTAGAGTTAAGTTTAGACAACTAGCAGGTGCAGGATTAATTCCTGGGATAAAAAAATCATCTTGGTAGAAAGATGCCATTAGTAATATGGAAGGAGGATTAGAGTAAATGTTTTTAACAGATCCAATCGCAGATATGTTGACAAGAATCAGAAATGCTAATGCAGTAATGCATGAGAAAGTTGATATTCCTTATTCTAACTTAAAGTTTAAATTAGCAGAAATACTAAAAGAAGAAGGATATGTAACTAACTATAAAGTTATAACTGATGATAATAAGAAAAATATAAGAATATATTTAAAATATGACGGAAAAGATAGAGTAATAAAAGGACTAAAAAGAATTTCTAAACCAGGAAGAAGAGTGTACGCACAGGTAGATGAATTACCAAGAGTACTTTCTGGATTAGGAATAGCTATAGTATCTACTTCAAAAGGTATTGTTACTGATAGAGTAGCAAGACAAGAAAATGTAGGTGGAGAAGTCCTTGCATTCGTATGGTAATAAACTAGGAGGTGTCCATTAATGTCTAGAATAGGTAAACTACCTATAGTGGTACCTGCTGGGGTGACTGTTACAGTTGATGCTAATAATGTAGTAACTGTAAAAGGACCTAAGGGTACTTTAACAAAAGAATTTAACAAAGAAATGGTAATAAAAATAGAAAATGATCATGTGGTTATAGAAAGACCTAATGAAGAAAGATTCATAAGAGCTTTACATGGAACTACAAGAGCACTTATTCACAACATGGTTGTTGGTGTAAGTGAAGGATTCAAAAAAACTCTAAAATTAGTAGGGGTTGGATATAGAGCAGCTGTTAAAGGAAACGGATTAGAATTATCTTTAGGATATTCACATCCAGTTATAATTGATCCAGTTGAAAATATAAAATTCTCAGTAGATAAAAATACTACAGTTGTAGTTGAAGGAATTGAAAAAGATATTGTTGGACAAGTTGCAGCAAATATCAGATCAAAAAGAGCTCCTGAACCTTATAAAGGAAAAGGAGTTAAATATGAGGATGAAGTTATTAGAAGAAAAGAAGGTAAAAAATCATAGTATTTAGCTAAAATAAGGAGGTAAGTGAGTTGTTTAAGAAAGTAGATAGACAAGCTGTTAGAGTTAGAAAACACTTATCAATCAGAAATAAAATTTCTGGTACAGCAGAAAGACCAAGACTTTCAATATACAGATCAAACGCAAATATGTTTGCTCAATTAATAGATGATATTAATGGAGTTACTTTAGTTTCTGCATCAACTGTTGATAAAGAAATAAAAGGAACAATTGCTAATGGTGGAAATATAGAAGCTGCTAAAGCTGTTGGGAAGTTAATCGCGGAAAGAGCTGTATCAAAAGATATAAAAAATATTGTATTTGATAGATCAGGATATAATTATACAGGAAGAGTATCCGCTCTTGCAGAATCAGCTAGAGAAAACGGATTAAACTTCTAATTTTATTAGAGAGGAGGATTTCACTTGTCTAAAGTAATGGATAAAAGAGAAGAAAAAGAGTTTGAAGAAAAACTATTAAAAATTTCTAGAGTATCTAAGACAACTAAAGGAGGAAGAACAATATCTTTCTCAGTATTAGCTGCTGTAGGAAATAAAGAAGGAAAAATAGGATTAGGATTAGGAAAAGCCAACGGTGTTCCTGATGCAATAAAAAAAGCAATTGCTGCTGCTAAGAAAAACATGATAGATGTTTCTCTTAAAGGAAGAACAATTCCTCA comes from Fusobacterium sp. JB019 and encodes:
- the rplV gene encoding 50S ribosomal protein L22 is translated as MEVKASTRFVRMSPRKARLVADLVRGKSALEALDILEYTNKKAARIIKKTLTSAIANATNNAKLDDEKLVISTMIINDGPALKRISPRAMGRADIIRKPTAHIIVGVSEK
- the rpsC gene encoding 30S ribosomal protein S3 — its product is MGQKVDPRGLRLGITRTWDSNWYADKKEYIKYFHEDVKIREFIKKNYYHAGIAKVSIERTSPSHVVVIINAAKAGIVIGRKGSEIESIKAKLEALTGKKALVKVLEVKNFNKNAVLVAENIAGGIERRIAYKRAANQAIMRAMRSGAKGIKVMISGRLNGAEIARSEWMVEGKVPLHTLRADIDYATATAHTTYGALGIKVWIFNGEVLPTKKEGGDK
- the rplP gene encoding 50S ribosomal protein L16 — its product is MLMPKRTKHKKMFRGRMKGSANRGTTVAFGDYGLQALEPAWITNRQIEACRVGINRTFQRSGKTFIRIFPDKPITSRPAGVRMGKGKGAVDGWVSVVKPGKIMFEVAEVTDELAKAALRKAAMKLPIRCKIVKRENGGDK
- the rpmC gene encoding 50S ribosomal protein L29: MKAKDIREMSSEDLVVKCKELKEELFNLKFQLSLGQLTNTAKIREVRREIARMNTILNER
- the rpsQ gene encoding 30S ribosomal protein S17; translation: MRNDRKVREGIVVSNKMEKTVVVAIATMDLHPLYKKRVKKTTKLKAHDENNVAQVGDKVRIMETRPLSRDKRWRLVEVLERAK
- the rplN gene encoding 50S ribosomal protein L14; this translates as MVQQQTILNVADNSGAKKIMVIRVLGGTKKRFGRIGDIVVASVKEAIPGGSVKKGDIVKAVIVRTRKETRREDGSYIKFDDNAGVVMNANNEPKGTRIFGPVARELRAKGFMKIVSLAPEVI
- the rplX gene encoding 50S ribosomal protein L24; the protein is MAKPKIKFVPNSLHVKTGDTVCVISGKDKGKTGKVLKVFPKKGKIVVEGINVVTKNLKPSQTNPQGGVVTKPAAIFSCKVMLYDEKAGKPTRVGYKLENGKKVRYSKVSGEVL
- the rplE gene encoding 50S ribosomal protein L5, yielding MSKYVSRYHKLFDEVIRENLMKELELTNIMECPSMEKIIVNMGVGEATQNTKLMDAAMKDLAIITGQKPLERRAKKSEAGFKLREHQAIGAKVTLRKERMYDFLDRLVNVVLPRVRDFEGVSAKAFDGRGNYSIGLRDQLVFPEIDFDKVDKLQGMSITLVSSAKTDKEGRALLKAFGMPFKK
- the rpsN gene encoding 30S ribosomal protein S14, which encodes MAKKSMIARDAKRAELCDKYAAKRAELKKRVLEGDSEAMFELNKLPANSSAVRKRNRCQLDGRPRGFMREFGISRVKFRQLAGAGLIPGIKKSSW
- the rpsH gene encoding 30S ribosomal protein S8; amino-acid sequence: MFLTDPIADMLTRIRNANAVMHEKVDIPYSNLKFKLAEILKEEGYVTNYKVITDDNKKNIRIYLKYDGKDRVIKGLKRISKPGRRVYAQVDELPRVLSGLGIAIVSTSKGIVTDRVARQENVGGEVLAFVW
- the rplF gene encoding 50S ribosomal protein L6, with protein sequence MSRIGKLPIVVPAGVTVTVDANNVVTVKGPKGTLTKEFNKEMVIKIENDHVVIERPNEERFIRALHGTTRALIHNMVVGVSEGFKKTLKLVGVGYRAAVKGNGLELSLGYSHPVIIDPVENIKFSVDKNTTVVVEGIEKDIVGQVAANIRSKRAPEPYKGKGVKYEDEVIRRKEGKKS
- the rplR gene encoding 50S ribosomal protein L18, translating into MFKKVDRQAVRVRKHLSIRNKISGTAERPRLSIYRSNANMFAQLIDDINGVTLVSASTVDKEIKGTIANGGNIEAAKAVGKLIAERAVSKDIKNIVFDRSGYNYTGRVSALAESARENGLNF